The Anopheles merus strain MAF unplaced genomic scaffold, AmerM5.1 LNR4000347, whole genome shotgun sequence genome has a segment encoding these proteins:
- the LOC121602188 gene encoding uncharacterized protein LOC121602188, with protein sequence MFSFKGRRLYALGLILFTLELQYVTAITPQSLHQLSPIIEQKQPPSPSPSSVIRQSIDTKAKLVGINRALHERLQQTRANLRPLQARAAQLQHRFDEYQRTAGARRPPSFGLAARGARTERNQLLQEAHRLRAAVERKLQGFGVLDQRYRSMRTLLEPKTKSAGLPRAWLDRDTERQMELNERIYKNIIDLLVHLIECPVNIIHDVMGHDVPADGPTTTTAGPPPLPDSAQEVEEGTDTDGNTLYDEPVELNADIDDTVPWLEEFHY encoded by the exons ATGTTTTCATTCAAAGGACGTCGTTTGTATGCGTTAGGATTGATACTGTTCACATTGGAGCTGCAGTACGTCACAG CAATTACACCACAATCGCTGCACCAACTATCACCAATCATCGAACAGAAgcaaccaccatcaccgtcaCCATCATCTGTAATTCGGCAATCCATCGACACCAAAGCGAAACTGGTAGGCATTAATCGTGCCCTGCACGAACGGCTACAGCAGACCCGCGCCAATCTGCGCCCCTTACAGGCACGAGCCGCACAGTTACAGCACCGCTTCGACGAGTACCAGCGTACCGCCGGCGCACGGCGACCGCCATCATTCGGACTTGCTGCCAGGGGGGCTCGCACCGAGCGCAACCAACTGCTCCAGGAAGCCCATCGACTTCGGGCCGCTGTCGAACGAAAGTTGCAGGGCTTCGGTGTGCTGGACCAGCGCTACCGAAGCATGCGAACGTTGCTCGAGCCGAAAACGAAGAGCGCTGGACTGCCCCGGGCATGGCTCGATCGGGATACCGAGCGGCAGATGGAGTTGAACGAGCGCATCTACAAGAACATCATCGACCTGCTAGTGCACCTGATCGAGTGTCCGGTTAACATCATACACGACGTAATGGGGCACGACGTGCCAGCAGATGGTCCGacaaccaccaccgccggacCACCGCCCCTGCCCGATAGTGCGCAAGAGGTTGAGGAGGGAACCGATACGGACGGCAACACGCTTTACGACGAGCCCGTCGAGCTGAACGCGGATATCGATGATACCGTGCCGTGGTTGGAGGAGTTTCATTACTAA